In a genomic window of Thermoplasmata archaeon:
- a CDS encoding Vms1/Ankzf1 family peptidyl-tRNA hydrolase: MSQPDLRRLADIWDTCPSFLSIYLDLSEALDINFIQRRRRDCERALAGDREALLLFREAMATAMGVLEQVGKEGAPRTREGLAIFCSPRKNFLEVYDALREVGNLLVFDSSPYIKPLVMLSHEWEEWCVVALDHTHARIFMVSHHRVIDRDEVVKDIIRKHRKGGMSQLRFQRLHDGYETHYFKEVAEHLVKEVEKWRAVGRFRGIILEGPSGARRELERHLPQELARLVLGRTETGGDVPEAEALRAAEAVVRKRARLQEAELIQHLRTGILKQGLVAYGFEEVEAATALGRADTIAIQRNLALRGWRCESCRAFGSGDRSTCPSCGSPPLSVDAIEELVELAMDRRTRVEFVSPESGISEFGGVGALLRY; encoded by the coding sequence GTGAGCCAACCGGATCTCCGGAGACTCGCCGACATCTGGGACACATGCCCATCCTTCCTGAGCATCTATCTGGATCTCTCGGAGGCTCTTGACATAAATTTCATTCAGAGGAGGCGGAGGGACTGCGAGAGAGCCCTTGCGGGCGACAGGGAGGCTCTCCTTCTTTTCAGGGAAGCAATGGCCACCGCGATGGGCGTGCTTGAGCAGGTTGGAAAAGAGGGGGCGCCCCGGACCCGAGAAGGATTGGCAATCTTCTGCAGTCCAAGGAAGAATTTTCTAGAGGTGTATGATGCCCTCCGGGAGGTCGGAAACCTTCTGGTCTTCGACTCCTCGCCGTACATAAAGCCCCTGGTCATGCTTAGCCACGAATGGGAGGAATGGTGCGTCGTCGCCCTTGACCACACCCATGCCCGGATATTTATGGTCTCACACCACAGAGTCATAGACCGCGATGAGGTTGTGAAGGATATAATCCGAAAGCACAGGAAGGGGGGGATGTCCCAGCTCCGATTCCAGAGACTCCATGATGGATACGAGACGCACTATTTCAAGGAGGTGGCGGAGCATCTAGTTAAGGAGGTGGAGAAGTGGAGGGCTGTGGGGAGATTCAGGGGAATAATCCTCGAGGGACCGAGCGGAGCCCGGCGGGAGCTAGAAAGGCACCTGCCACAGGAGCTGGCCAGACTTGTCCTCGGGAGAACAGAGACGGGTGGGGATGTCCCGGAGGCCGAGGCTTTGAGGGCGGCGGAGGCGGTCGTCAGGAAGCGGGCCCGCCTCCAGGAGGCGGAGCTGATTCAGCACCTCAGGACAGGAATTCTCAAACAAGGGCTCGTCGCCTACGGCTTTGAAGAGGTCGAAGCAGCAACCGCACTCGGCCGTGCCGACACGATAGCGATCCAGCGGAATCTTGCCCTTAGAGGCTGGAGGTGCGAGAGCTGCAGGGCCTTCGGCTCCGGCGACCGGAGTACCTGCCCTTCCTGCGGCAGCCCACCCCTCTCGGTGGATGCTATCGAGGAGCTGGTGGAGCTCGCGATGGACAGAAGGACCCGTGTGGAATTTGTTTCGCCAGAGTCGGGAATTTCGGAATTTGGTGGTGTCGGAGCTCTTTTGAGATATTAG
- a CDS encoding cell division protein FtsZ has translation MGGRVYVTFGLGASLAGQELRPVIKVVGVGGAGCNIVGSADIDFRHAERIAINTDARSLYGLSCRKILIGKELTRGRGASSDPAIGEQAVLSDIDAVRSALAGTDVLFLVCGLGGGTGTGASPVIARLAGKMGALVVALATMPFKAEGALRGRIASAGLERLRETADAVLVVENDRLVTEHPMLGFKEALCMADHLLLDPVRSITQVLTRADLPNLRRVLRVRDIAHICLGEGSLGHGPSSGVKFALGPLAPGTDLHNHNKAVVVLHCPPGSKDDELHRIVQELHTFLHEDAEIMWGPIVDPSLEKEVRLVAVVGKERAPGPPIPHP, from the coding sequence ATGGGCGGGAGAGTCTATGTGACCTTCGGCCTCGGCGCTTCGCTAGCCGGTCAGGAGCTGAGACCGGTGATCAAGGTGGTGGGGGTCGGGGGAGCAGGGTGCAACATCGTCGGCTCCGCTGATATTGACTTCAGGCACGCCGAGAGAATCGCCATCAACACGGACGCCCGGAGCCTATACGGCCTGAGCTGCCGGAAGATACTAATTGGGAAAGAACTGACACGGGGCCGCGGAGCTAGCTCCGACCCGGCGATTGGGGAGCAGGCTGTGCTCTCCGATATCGACGCGGTCAGGTCCGCTCTGGCGGGCACTGATGTGCTTTTCCTCGTATGTGGTCTTGGAGGCGGCACGGGGACCGGAGCATCGCCCGTCATCGCTCGACTGGCCGGGAAGATGGGGGCGCTTGTGGTGGCACTCGCTACGATGCCTTTCAAAGCAGAGGGAGCGCTCCGGGGCCGGATAGCCAGCGCCGGTCTTGAGAGACTGCGCGAGACCGCGGACGCTGTTCTGGTTGTCGAGAACGACAGACTTGTCACAGAGCACCCGATGCTCGGGTTCAAGGAGGCGCTCTGCATGGCGGACCACCTCCTCCTCGACCCGGTCAGGAGCATCACGCAGGTTCTGACACGGGCTGACCTGCCCAATCTTCGCAGGGTTCTGAGGGTAAGGGACATCGCTCACATTTGCTTGGGGGAGGGGAGCTTGGGCCACGGCCCGAGCAGCGGTGTCAAGTTCGCCCTCGGCCCACTAGCCCCCGGCACCGACCTCCACAACCACAACAAGGCCGTAGTGGTGCTCCATTGCCCCCCCGGGTCGAAGGACGACGAGCTTCACAGAATAGTCCAGGAGCTCCATACCTTCCTTCACGAGGACGCGGAAATCATGTGGGGGCCGATTGTGGACCCATCGCTGGAGAAAGAGGTGAGGCTGGTGGCCGTGGTGGGAAAAGAGAGGGCCCCGGGCCCCCCGATTCCGCACCCGTGA
- a CDS encoding DHH family phosphoesterase has protein sequence MPARELPRSLSSALQKAREVSSSLSSGAEAVRIISHYDADGLCAAGILCRALLKMAVPFHCTIVHSLDAAAIEALRLQDYPVTIFSDIGSGYLELLEGLNKRIIVIDHHSPVRDSKTVAQLNCHLWGVNGAFEASASSLALLFAVSLNETNWELAGLALAGSMGDRQHIGGWRGLNAEILAVAERLGYARTRRSLVMDGETLVRALAESNEPFIRGVSGNPGGAAALVEAAGLSPAAAPGEIDLAGARALASLIALRLLKQGTPDEFVASVLVDRHYLPGFGTDAAELSAVVNACGRLDREELGLSVCMGSREALAEAREVRRQYRSHVMKRMLELQERGIQEMRHIQYFYAESASMGGALAALVMNFLFPGPKPTVSLSSSGGRVKISLRGTREMTSRGLDLARAAAAAARRCGGQGGGHSIAAGATIPLGMDMNFLEALDTEVGAWLGGRAGGGGESG, from the coding sequence ATGCCGGCGAGGGAGCTTCCCCGGTCTCTTTCCAGCGCCCTACAGAAGGCGCGGGAGGTCTCGTCTTCCCTCTCATCGGGCGCCGAGGCCGTCCGTATCATCTCTCACTACGACGCGGATGGCCTCTGCGCCGCCGGAATTCTGTGCAGGGCTCTGCTCAAGATGGCCGTTCCCTTCCATTGCACAATCGTCCATAGCCTCGACGCCGCCGCGATTGAAGCTCTCAGGTTGCAGGACTATCCAGTAACGATTTTCTCTGACATCGGGAGCGGCTATCTGGAGCTTTTGGAGGGCCTTAATAAACGCATCATCGTGATCGACCATCATAGCCCCGTCCGTGATTCAAAGACGGTGGCACAGCTGAACTGCCATCTATGGGGAGTTAATGGTGCGTTTGAGGCCTCGGCCTCCTCTCTGGCGCTGCTTTTCGCAGTTTCTTTGAACGAAACGAACTGGGAGCTGGCCGGTCTCGCCCTCGCCGGTAGCATGGGGGACAGGCAGCACATCGGCGGCTGGAGAGGGCTCAACGCCGAGATTCTTGCGGTTGCCGAGAGGCTCGGTTATGCGCGCACGAGAAGGAGTCTGGTGATGGATGGGGAGACCCTAGTCCGCGCGCTGGCCGAGAGCAACGAGCCTTTTATCCGTGGGGTCTCAGGAAACCCCGGCGGGGCCGCGGCGCTGGTCGAGGCCGCGGGCCTCAGCCCGGCCGCCGCGCCCGGCGAAATCGACCTAGCCGGCGCGAGGGCTCTCGCCTCACTCATAGCACTAAGGCTACTCAAACAGGGGACTCCCGATGAGTTCGTAGCGAGCGTGCTTGTGGACCGCCATTATCTCCCCGGCTTCGGGACGGATGCCGCCGAGCTGTCAGCGGTGGTCAATGCCTGCGGGAGGCTTGACCGAGAAGAGCTGGGGCTCTCCGTTTGCATGGGCAGCAGAGAGGCGCTGGCGGAGGCCAGGGAGGTCCGGAGGCAGTACAGATCCCACGTCATGAAACGGATGCTGGAGCTCCAGGAGAGGGGCATTCAGGAGATGAGGCATATCCAGTATTTCTATGCAGAAAGCGCCTCGATGGGCGGCGCCCTCGCGGCACTGGTTATGAACTTTCTCTTCCCGGGGCCGAAGCCCACGGTCTCGCTTTCGAGTAGTGGGGGAAGAGTCAAAATCTCCCTCAGGGGCACCAGAGAAATGACCTCAAGGGGGCTTGATCTCGCGCGCGCGGCGGCCGCGGCGGCCAGAAGGTGTGGAGGGCAGGGCGGAGGGCACAGCATAGCTGCCGGAGCCACGATACCTCTAGGCATGGACATGAATTTCCTGGAGGCCCTCGACACGGAGGTTGGGGCCTGGCTTGGCGGTCGTGCGGGGGGCGGGGGTGAGAGTGGGTGA
- a CDS encoding NHL repeat-containing protein — MMDGIWRRAILVFIAASQIVALFPVCHGGTVTGFEGGERSALALVGGAGSVVFANISLPVQSYLTRGSLRVSPVAFNDSFPLQPSLDVGADGGFEWRFEGEGYGAFGRQSLLSDGADSKDWEFSSPGTASCVVALPEGAMVRRASLSLEAMPASTWWNTSWRNRVPIQLTELAGRNQTDFVVELLLDTRNWSLRSARNELRVTRVEAASGKETEVPIQILDEINNGSKCFEAALLFVVSGLGAGSSQTYYIYFNNSEATGPSPLYTDFHGRLIRNRLSGQTVERSIMEDLFLPWGCSVDRWGNLWVADRIQAAVFGYTGTLGTPGSPGSDASHFSMCQDVAARNDGYLVVADRGNFRVCVFRPDRTLAFILGETGKAGDDDRHFRFPSGVATDGDGNIYVSDAALHRVQVFDRNGTWLRTLGSPGTPGTGTMQFNAPMGLFVTPWKDILVADTGNHRVLALKHIGGANYVYNYTLGFTGVAGSDIEHFNAPQDVCMDLSGNTYVADTLNSRVQKFTGTVYKATIGVTGQPGLDNEHLCYPSSVSVSPTGEIFVCDPPGGTFIKGRVQVYDSSLRHILSIGARHWSGLVTPGNSDYAFNQPCGVASNSTGALFVSDTKNQRVQVYTPLGARVQTLGTTGVIGSDPLHLDHPRGLDVAPDGRVFVADCGVWVFPEFHSNHRVQVYNDLSDGAADATIGVTGVGSNDMHHLNQPSDVSIGPGGRTAIADKGFWTTSYPATCYGQRVQILSDLNDFVIDMTYGVPGTPGCSTTLLNMPMGVGVSPSGAVYVADTDNHRVVVFKNDGDNQADLIINPSGAMGSSNNQFNTPIDIDSDLDGNILVADKGNHRIQVFKANGDFIRTIGETGVNLSDAFHLNSPSGVHVADDGKILIADTGNNRVLRITPASLMLGVEEPLFVPENLSLEFGGIECWSRHGAAVGRFDVDLTEALATALSGLTGSPDAYGNRMVRVQLNLSNDGLGRVVLNSLVIEYDVSVEPPNLSQALRDYLTTHATEADANGNVKVPLLFSAASAGGVRVWDLNISGDFPPVLLSPVPDLMMDEDTRAPSLCNLSNYFADDLDHSLNYVLMSASNSSVAHVELSIDGLLSVDCTVPSALNWYGWIELQAQAYDSRGFTVASNPFRVNVRPVNDAPVIESFPADLNATAGEEWSYLIISSDVDDDDLTLSLVTKPTGMVLEPQTGWVHWTPAASQLGENEVVIRVSDGELYDEQAFVINVSAAGGPNRPPRILSTPVTIAEAGKRYEYRLRATDDDGDVLTFTLEKSPEGMTIDSIGVIEWVPGVRDIGVHEVVVRVSDGKSSVTQEFNITVAENITSILPTIVILEPKPGAKLRGSVLVRGTASARVGAVELVEVRVDSWGWEPAQGRSSWSFELNTTKLADGRHVLYARVRDTEGHFAETSLSFVVANAVAPLPAALPEGLLLWLAVLLLASAAAMATAYLAARRRRLAGTVPPPAQPGGPTAPAPTAPGGLAPAAAQAAPTPGPPQARAAPAPTAPAQKPVDSVFLIYHDGRLITYFSRVDSAELDDTLDMIRKFVKASFSGQLGRLDSMQYENKNIIMERGNMMYMVVVTPLREFEQLRREMRRLLNAIDEKYRVLFKIWDGDFTKVKDVKRMVERFAGEEVWEDEGGATWHEEAPREHKPHRKSPEVPAARAAPGPTAPSRPEGAGPSSPTPPSRPRETAPEGEGEVEAPPPAEEIGAAQKAPAGEAALMKPEPKEEEEAPAGEETAAPPKKTLSREEKLQLLEDRFLLGEISEESYREMKAKLMKR; from the coding sequence ATGATGGATGGGATATGGAGGCGCGCAATTCTGGTGTTTATTGCAGCCTCACAGATTGTAGCTCTCTTTCCCGTATGCCATGGTGGCACAGTGACCGGGTTCGAAGGGGGTGAAAGGAGCGCTCTAGCGCTGGTTGGGGGGGCCGGCTCGGTGGTCTTCGCCAACATTTCCCTGCCGGTCCAGTCCTACCTGACCCGAGGCTCGCTCAGGGTTTCACCTGTCGCATTCAACGACTCCTTCCCCCTCCAACCCTCTCTCGACGTCGGTGCGGACGGGGGCTTTGAATGGAGGTTCGAGGGCGAGGGATATGGAGCCTTCGGGCGCCAGAGCCTCCTGTCCGACGGTGCCGACTCGAAGGATTGGGAATTCTCCTCCCCGGGAACGGCCTCGTGCGTGGTGGCGCTGCCCGAGGGAGCCATGGTTAGGAGGGCTTCTCTTTCGCTCGAGGCAATGCCCGCAAGCACTTGGTGGAACACTTCTTGGAGGAACCGGGTCCCGATTCAGCTCACCGAACTCGCGGGGAGAAATCAGACCGACTTCGTGGTAGAGCTCCTGCTCGACACCCGCAACTGGAGTCTGAGGAGCGCCAGAAACGAGCTCAGGGTCACGAGAGTTGAGGCGGCGTCCGGAAAGGAGACAGAGGTTCCCATCCAGATTCTTGATGAAATAAACAACGGGTCAAAGTGCTTCGAGGCCGCTCTGCTCTTCGTCGTATCCGGGCTGGGCGCGGGCTCGTCCCAGACTTATTATATCTATTTCAACAACTCCGAGGCTACGGGCCCGTCTCCTCTCTACACGGACTTTCACGGCAGACTAATCAGAAACCGGCTCTCCGGCCAGACCGTAGAACGCTCGATAATGGAGGACCTATTCCTCCCCTGGGGATGCTCCGTCGACCGCTGGGGGAACCTCTGGGTCGCCGACAGAATACAGGCCGCCGTCTTCGGCTACACTGGAACGCTCGGGACCCCCGGCTCACCCGGGAGCGACGCCAGCCACTTCTCAATGTGTCAGGACGTTGCGGCGCGGAACGATGGGTACCTCGTTGTCGCCGACAGGGGCAACTTCAGGGTCTGCGTTTTCAGGCCGGACAGGACCCTGGCGTTCATCCTCGGGGAAACGGGCAAGGCGGGGGACGACGACCGGCACTTCCGTTTCCCGTCGGGCGTGGCGACCGACGGAGACGGCAACATATATGTTTCGGACGCGGCGCTGCACAGGGTCCAGGTCTTCGACAGGAACGGCACGTGGCTAAGGACGCTCGGGAGCCCCGGCACGCCCGGGACGGGGACCATGCAGTTCAACGCACCCATGGGACTCTTTGTCACGCCCTGGAAGGACATTCTTGTGGCCGACACGGGGAACCACAGGGTGCTCGCCCTGAAGCACATTGGCGGTGCGAACTATGTCTACAACTACACCCTCGGGTTCACTGGGGTTGCGGGGAGCGACATCGAACACTTCAACGCCCCCCAAGACGTGTGCATGGACTTATCTGGGAACACCTACGTGGCCGACACGCTTAATTCGAGGGTCCAGAAGTTCACGGGAACCGTCTACAAAGCTACGATAGGGGTGACCGGCCAGCCGGGCCTTGACAATGAGCACCTTTGCTATCCTTCGAGCGTTTCCGTGTCTCCCACGGGTGAGATTTTCGTCTGTGACCCTCCAGGAGGCACTTTCATAAAGGGCCGGGTCCAGGTCTACGACTCGAGCCTCAGGCACATCCTCTCCATAGGCGCCCGCCACTGGAGCGGCCTCGTAACCCCCGGCAACTCGGACTACGCCTTCAACCAGCCCTGCGGGGTAGCCTCGAACTCCACGGGGGCGCTCTTCGTCTCCGACACGAAGAACCAGAGGGTGCAGGTCTACACGCCTCTAGGCGCGAGGGTCCAGACCCTGGGCACGACCGGCGTCATAGGCAGCGACCCCCTCCACCTCGACCACCCGCGGGGGCTGGACGTCGCCCCTGACGGGAGGGTATTCGTCGCCGACTGCGGGGTCTGGGTTTTTCCCGAGTTCCACTCAAACCACAGGGTGCAAGTATATAACGACTTGAGCGACGGGGCGGCGGACGCCACCATCGGCGTCACGGGCGTCGGGAGCAACGACATGCACCACCTGAACCAGCCCTCCGACGTCTCCATCGGGCCCGGCGGGAGGACAGCCATTGCGGACAAGGGGTTCTGGACGACCTCCTACCCGGCCACATGCTACGGCCAGAGGGTCCAGATTCTGAGCGACCTGAACGACTTTGTTATTGACATGACCTACGGCGTGCCAGGAACGCCGGGCTGTAGCACAACCCTCCTGAACATGCCCATGGGGGTCGGCGTCTCGCCCTCCGGGGCAGTATACGTTGCGGACACGGACAACCACCGCGTCGTTGTATTCAAGAACGACGGCGACAATCAGGCGGACCTCATCATCAACCCCTCCGGGGCGATGGGCAGCAGCAATAATCAGTTCAACACACCGATCGATATTGATTCGGATCTAGACGGAAATATTCTGGTCGCGGACAAGGGCAACCACCGCATTCAGGTCTTCAAGGCCAACGGCGATTTTATACGCACGATAGGCGAGACCGGCGTGAACCTCTCCGACGCCTTCCACCTGAACTCGCCCTCGGGTGTTCATGTTGCCGATGATGGAAAAATTCTGATCGCGGACACCGGGAACAACAGGGTTCTGAGAATCACTCCGGCCTCGCTCATGCTGGGGGTGGAGGAGCCACTGTTTGTTCCGGAGAACCTCTCCCTCGAGTTTGGCGGGATCGAGTGCTGGAGCCGGCATGGGGCCGCGGTCGGGCGCTTCGATGTTGACCTCACGGAGGCACTCGCCACCGCCCTCTCCGGCCTCACGGGCTCTCCCGACGCCTACGGAAACCGCATGGTGCGCGTCCAGCTCAATCTGAGCAACGACGGACTCGGCCGTGTGGTCCTGAACTCGCTGGTGATCGAGTACGACGTCTCGGTCGAGCCTCCAAACCTTTCGCAAGCGCTCAGAGATTACCTCACCACACATGCAACCGAGGCGGACGCGAACGGAAATGTGAAGGTGCCTCTGCTCTTCTCCGCTGCGTCGGCCGGCGGGGTGAGGGTCTGGGACCTGAACATCTCCGGCGACTTCCCCCCCGTCCTACTCTCGCCGGTCCCCGACCTTATGATGGACGAGGACACCCGCGCCCCGAGCCTCTGCAATCTATCAAACTATTTTGCCGACGACCTTGACCACTCCCTCAACTACGTTCTCATGAGCGCTTCGAACTCCTCGGTTGCGCACGTAGAGCTATCCATCGACGGTCTCCTCTCCGTCGACTGCACCGTCCCCTCCGCTCTCAACTGGTACGGCTGGATAGAGCTGCAGGCGCAGGCGTACGACTCTAGGGGCTTCACCGTTGCTTCCAATCCGTTCAGAGTCAATGTGCGGCCTGTTAACGACGCGCCGGTGATTGAAAGCTTTCCCGCCGACCTAAACGCAACCGCCGGAGAGGAGTGGAGCTATCTGATTATATCCAGCGACGTCGACGATGACGACCTCACCCTCTCCCTCGTGACGAAGCCCACGGGAATGGTCCTAGAGCCGCAAACGGGCTGGGTCCACTGGACGCCGGCGGCGTCGCAGCTAGGAGAGAACGAGGTTGTGATCCGTGTTTCTGATGGGGAGCTGTATGACGAGCAGGCATTCGTAATCAACGTCTCGGCCGCGGGCGGCCCCAACCGGCCCCCCCGAATTCTGAGCACGCCCGTCACCATCGCCGAAGCGGGCAAGAGGTACGAGTACAGGCTGAGGGCCACGGACGACGACGGCGACGTCCTGACCTTTACTTTAGAGAAATCGCCTGAGGGCATGACGATTGACTCGATTGGCGTCATCGAGTGGGTCCCTGGGGTGAGAGACATCGGCGTCCACGAGGTCGTCGTGAGGGTCTCAGACGGGAAGAGCTCCGTGACGCAGGAGTTCAACATAACCGTTGCGGAGAACATAACCTCCATACTACCGACGATTGTGATTCTAGAGCCGAAACCCGGTGCAAAGCTCAGAGGCTCCGTGCTGGTCCGCGGCACCGCTTCGGCGAGGGTCGGCGCCGTGGAACTCGTGGAGGTCAGGGTGGACAGCTGGGGCTGGGAGCCAGCGCAGGGGAGATCCAGCTGGTCCTTCGAACTCAACACGACCAAGCTCGCAGACGGGAGACATGTGCTCTACGCCCGAGTCCGAGACACCGAGGGTCACTTCGCCGAGACGAGCCTGAGCTTCGTGGTCGCCAACGCCGTCGCGCCTCTCCCGGCCGCGCTTCCGGAGGGTCTGCTACTCTGGCTCGCGGTTCTGCTCCTGGCGAGCGCGGCCGCGATGGCCACTGCCTACCTCGCGGCCCGGCGAAGGAGGCTCGCTGGAACCGTCCCCCCACCCGCGCAACCCGGAGGACCTACCGCGCCGGCGCCGACCGCCCCCGGCGGCCTCGCGCCCGCGGCGGCTCAGGCGGCCCCGACGCCCGGACCCCCTCAGGCCAGAGCAGCCCCAGCCCCCACCGCCCCGGCCCAGAAACCTGTGGACAGTGTTTTTCTCATCTACCACGACGGAAGGCTGATAACCTACTTCTCAAGGGTTGACAGCGCGGAGCTGGACGATACTCTGGACATGATAAGAAAATTCGTGAAGGCATCATTCTCGGGCCAGCTCGGTCGCTTGGACTCGATGCAGTACGAGAACAAGAACATCATCATGGAAAGGGGCAACATGATGTACATGGTCGTGGTCACGCCCCTCAGGGAGTTCGAACAGCTGAGGAGGGAGATGAGGCGCCTGCTCAACGCCATAGACGAGAAGTACAGGGT
- a CDS encoding 30S ribosomal protein S15 encodes MARMHARRRGSSSSTRPLRDHNPDWVPLGPDEIVKEVAKLAREGLSSSQIGLRLRDQYGVPDVKLATGKSIVAIMKEAGVKFDFPEDVRSLMKKAVRLSAHLATTPKDLSNRRRLQLVEAKIRRLVKYYHRTGVLPKDWNYSLETAKLLVE; translated from the coding sequence ATGGCAAGAATGCATGCCAGAAGGAGGGGTTCGTCATCATCAACACGCCCCCTGCGTGACCACAACCCAGACTGGGTGCCTCTGGGGCCGGATGAGATCGTCAAAGAGGTTGCGAAGCTCGCTAGGGAGGGCCTGAGCTCGAGCCAGATAGGTCTCCGCCTCAGGGACCAGTACGGCGTCCCCGACGTCAAGCTGGCGACTGGCAAGAGCATCGTTGCGATAATGAAGGAGGCGGGAGTGAAGTTCGATTTCCCGGAGGACGTGAGGAGCCTGATGAAAAAGGCCGTCAGGCTGTCCGCGCACCTAGCTACCACGCCGAAGGATCTGAGCAACCGCCGGAGGCTGCAGCTAGTAGAGGCCAAGATTCGGCGTTTGGTCAAGTACTACCACCGGACGGGCGTCCTTCCGAAGGACTGGAACTACTCTCTAGAGACCGCCAAGCTTCTCGTTGAGTAG